The genomic stretch GCGCCGCATCGGCCGAAACGAGCGCGCGGCGATTCTCACCTCACTGGCGTATGTCGATGCGCAGAATGATTACCGCAGCCAGATGCAGCATTACGCGCAGAAGTTCATCAGCTCGCCCGGTCGGCACGACGGCTTGTACTGGCCGACAGCCGAAGGCGAGCCCGAAAGCCCGCTCGGACCGCTCGCCGCAACGATGCCGCGTCAGATCGCGCCGGGCGAGGCATACTATGGCTACCATTACCGCATTCTCACATCGCAGGGAGCCCACGCCGACGGCGGTGCGCAGAGCTACCTGCAGGACGGCACGTTGACGAAAGGCTTCGGCCTCGTCGCGTGGCCCGCAGAATACGGCAAGACGGGGGTGATGAGTTTCATCGTCAACCAGAACGGCCAGGTCTACGAGAAGAATCTTGGGCCGCAGACGCCGCGCGTCGCCGCCGCGATCACGTCGTTCAACCCCGACTCCTCCTGGCAGGCGACGCGGCCCTGAACGGGCAATGACAGCGCACGCGGCGCCTGATGGCGGCCGTGTCGCGTCAGCCTTACACCAGGCGGCGGGCATCGCGCGTTATCGGTCAATGGCGCGCGTCGTCATCCCTTCGGTTGTCCCGACGGTATAATGTCGACCTTCGCTGCGGCGCGGTTTTCGCGCAGTGCGCTTTCCGGCATGCGACCCGTTCCAGCCGCAGAGCGCCATCCGTGCGATTCTCGGCGTCCGTCACGGCGCGCGCCGCAAACGCATGCGCAGCAGGCATCACGCGCGTCAGGCGCCGCGACGCGATCACACGCCCCGCGGCTGCGCGCCCCGCCCGCATTCCGACACGCCCATTCTCGACCGACCATGACAGCCAAACTGATCGACGGCACCGCCCTTTCCAAGACCCTGCGCGCGGACGTCGCCACGCGCGCCGCCGCTCTCACCGCCCGCGGACATCGGCCGGGTCTTGCCGTCGTACTCGTCGGCGACAATCCGGCGAGCGAGGTCTACGTCCGCAACAAGATCAAGGCTTGCGAGGACAATGGCCTCTTCTCGTCGTATGACCGTTACGCCGCGACGATGACGGAAGCCGATCTGCTCGCGCGGATCGACGAACTCAACCGCGATCCCAATATCCACGGGATTCTCGTGCAACTGCCACTGCCTGCGCACATCGACAGCCACAAGGTGATCGAGGCGATTGCCCCCGAGAAGGACGTCGACGGCTTTCACATTGCGAACGCCGGCGCGCTAATGACGGGCAAGCCGCTGTTTCGTCCGTGTACGCCTTATGGCGTGATGAAAATGTTCGAGGCTTACGGCATCACGCTGAAGGGCGCGAACGCCGTCGTGATCGGTCGCTCGAATATCGTCGGCAAGCCGATGGCGATGCTGCTGCTGCAGGCGGACGCGACGGTCACGATGTGCCACAGCAAGACGCGCGATATCGCCGGGTTCACGCGCGACGCGGACATCGTCGTGGTCGCAACGGGTCTGCGCAACACCCTGACGGCCGACATGGTCAAGCCGGGCGCAACCGTGATCGACGTCGGCATGAACCGCGACGACAACGGCAAGCTGTGCGGCGACGTCGATTTTGCGAACGTCAAGGAAGTGGCCGGCCATATCACGCCCGTGCCGGGCGGCGTCGGCCCCATGACGATCACGATGCTGCTCGTCAACACGATCGAAGCGGCCGAGCGCGCCGCCAGCCACGCCTGATCGACGCGCTGAACGCGCGTCACGCCGCGTTCCCGGCTGGCTTCCTCACAGCCTTCGCTCGCCGCCCGGATCGCGAACACGATCCGGGCGCGCCATGTGCATTCATCCGCACGCTCGCAGACATCATCGTTCGACCTTCACAGCGTCCGCTGATCCGCACTCCGCTTCTGGTACAAATAGAGCCGAGCCCGCCATGACTGCGCGCGGGCGGCAGTTCTGATAAGTTGTTGCGCATTCGGCTGGCTTATTGACAGCTATCGACGGATCAAGCGGGCCGCGACTGGAAATGGCGAACGGCGCCCCAATATGTCAACTGCCGGGCGCCGGCATGATCCGCGCGCCGCTTGCCACGCCGCGCCGCTCCCGTTTCAGACCCGGACGGATATATTCCGGGGCTCCATTTACCGCGTCAGACAGGAAGCATCATGTCCACTTCACAATCGACATCCGATAATCCGCTCCTCGATTTCTCCGATCTGCCGCGCTTTGGCGAGATCCGCCCCGAACATGTGACGCCTGCCCTCGATGTGCTGCTCGCGAACGCGACGGCCGCCGTCGAACGGGCTGCCGAGCCGTCGACGCCCGCATCATGGGCCGACGTCGTCGAGCCCGTCGAGCGCGCGACGGAACCGCTGTCGCGCGCATGGGGCGTGATCGGCCATCTGAATGCCGTCGCCGACACGCCCGAGTTGCGCGCCGTGTACGGCGAAAACCTGCCGCGCGTGACCGAGTTCTGGTCGAGCGTCGGGCAAAATCTCGCGCTCTACGAAAAGTACAAGACGATCGCCGCCAGCAACGATTTCGAATCGCTCACAGCCGAGCGCAAGAAGATTCTCAACAACTCGCTGCGTGACTTCAGGCTGTCGGGCGCCGAACTGCCCGAAGATCAAAAGCCGCGGTTCGCCGAACTGCAGGAACGTCAGGCCGCGCTGTCGAAGGCATTTTCGGATCATGTGCTCGATGCGACGAATGCGTATGCGTATATTGCCGAGAGCAAGGATGAACTGGCGGGCCTGCCCGAAGACGTCATCGAGGCAGCGCGCGAAGCAGCCGAGCGCGAAACCAAGAGCGGGTGGAAGTTCACGCTGCACTTCCCGTCCTACTTCCCGGTGATGCAGTACTCGGAAAATCGCGCGATGCGCGAAACGATGTACCGCGCTTACGTCACGCGTGCGTCCGAGCTCGGGCCGCAATACGGCAAGGGCAACGCCGACTGGGACAACACAGCGAACATCGCGGAGAACCTGAAGCTGCGCGAAGAAGAAGCGCACATGCTCGGGTACAGGAATTTCGCGGAGGTATCGCTGGCGCCGAAGATGGCGGAGTCGCCGGAACAGGTGATGGCCTTCCTCGAAGACCTCGCGACTCGTGCCCGGCCGCACGCCGAGCACGACTGGGCGGAACTGCGCGAGTTCTCCGCCAGCGAGCTTGGCCTGAGCGAACTGCAGCCGTGGGATATGGCGTTTGCCGCCGAGCGGCTGCGCCAGAAGCGCTACTCGTTCTCCGAAAACGAAGTGAAACAGTACTTTCCGGAAGACATCGTGCTGAAGGGCCTGTTCAAGGTCACGGAGACGCTGTTCGGCGTGAAGATCCGCCGCGACGAAGCGGCGACCTGGCACCCCGATGTACGCTTCTTCCGTGTCGAGAATCAGGACGGCGGCCTGGTCGCTCAATTCTATCTCGACCTGTACGCGCGCGAAGGCAAGCGCGGTGGCGCATGGATGGATGATGCGCGCTCACGCCGCAAGCCCGTGAACGGCGCGGTGCAAACGCCCGTCGCGTATCTGACGTGCAACTTCTCCGCGCCCGTCGGCGGCAAGCCTGCCTGCTTCACGCACGATGAAGTGATCACGTTGTTCCACGAATTCGGCCACGGCCTGCATCACATGCTGACTCGCGTCGACGAACTCGGCGTATCGGGCATCAACGGTGTCGAATGGGATGCCGTCGAACTGCCGTCGCAGTTCATGGAGAACTTCTGCTGGGAGTGGGACGTGCTGAGCGGCATGACGCAGCATGTCGACACGGCGAAACCGCTGCCGCGCGACCTGTTCGACAAGATGCTCGCCGCGAAGAACTTCCAGAGCGGTCTCGGCACGCTGCGCCAGATCGTGTTCTCGATGTTCGACATGACGCTGCATGTGGACTTCGACACGTCCGGTGCGAAAAGCGCGAACGATCTGGCGCGCGAGATCAACGAGCGCTTCCACGTGATTCCGCAAGCAGCGTTCTCGCGCTGGCCGAACACCTTCAGCCACATCTTCGCGGGCGGCTATGCGGCAGGTTACTACAGCTACAAGTGGGCCGAAGTCTTGTCCGCCGATGCGTACGCTGCGTTCGAAGAAGCGGCGCAGGCAGGCAAAGGCAGTGTGCTCGATGCGGCAACGGGCACGCGCTATCGCAAGGAGATTCTCGAAGTGGGCGGCAGCCGCCCCGCGATGGAATCGTTCAAGGCGTTTCGCGGCCGCGAGCCGAACATCGATGCGCTGCTGCGTCACAACGGCATGGCGCCGGGTTCGGCGCCGGGCGCAGCGCATTGAGGCAGCGCTAACGCCGTCAGCCGCCGCCTGTCGAAGCGCCTGCATCTTCCGGCGCTTCGATCAGGTCGGCGTTCGGGCACACGCGAAGCGGGCTCGGTTTTACCGAACTCGCCTTTTCATTCGCGATGCAGCTTGAAGTCCACTTCCGTTGGCCGCCCTTCCAGCGATAACGACGCGCGTGCTGCCGGCGCACGGCTAACGACTTTCCCTCGACTCACCACCGCGCGCCTCGCCGCGCGCAGGCGTATCGCTTCGACGGCGTCGCGTGCGTCGAGCAAGACAAGATTCGCGTCGGATCCCGGCTCAATTCCATAACGCTCCAACCCCAGGATACGCGCCGCGTTCACCGTGACGGCATCGAAGCACGTGTGCATCGCGTCGATGCCCGTCATCTGCGCGACGTGCAACCCCATATGCGCGACTTCCAGCATGTCGCCTGAGCCGAGGCTGTACCACGGGTCCATCACGCAGTCGTGGCCGAACGCAACATTGATTCCCGCCTCCAGCATCTCGGGCACGCGCGTCATACCGCGCCGCTTCGGATAGGTGTCCGAGCGCCCCTGCAACGTGATGTTGATGAGCGGGTTCGCAATGGCCGCTACGCCCGATTCGCGCATCAACGGCAGCAGCTTGCTGACGTAGTAGTTGTCCATCGAATGCATCGACGTCAGATGCGAACCCGTCACGCGTCCGTGCAGGCCTAGCCGATGGGCTTGCGCGGCGAGCGTTTCGATGTGACGCGACATCGGATCGTCGGATTCGTCGCAATGCATGTCGACGCGCAAGCCCTTCTGCGCGGCGAACTCGCAGAGCAGCCGCACCGACTCGGCGCCGTCCGCCATCGTTCGTTCGAAATGCGGGATGCCACCGACCACGTCGACGCCCATCGCGATCGCGCGCTTGAGGTTGTCGAACGCGCCGGCGCTGCGCAGCAGGCCGTCTTGCGGAAACGCAACCAGTTGCAGAACCAGATAAGGCGCGACGCGGCGCTTCACCTCAAGCAGCGCTTCGACGGCAAAGAGACGCTCGTCGCACACGTCGACATGCGTGCGGATGGCCAGCAACCCGCGCGCGACGGCCCAATCGCAATATTGCAGCGCACGCTCGACCAGCGCCTCCTGCGTCAGATGCGGCTTCAGTTCGCCCCATAGCGCGATGCCTTCGAGTAAGGTGCCCGACGCGTTCACACGCGGCAGACCATATGACAGCGTCGCGTCCATGTGGAAATGCGCATCGACGAAAGGCGGCGTGACGAGCCCACCGTCGGCATCGATTTCCTCACGCGCAGTTGCCGCGAGCTTCGGCTCGACCGCGACGATGCGGCCTGCCTCGATGCCAATGTCGACGAGGCCACGCTGTTGCGAGGCGCTGCGCGGCAATGCGGCACGACGGATGATCAGATCCATGAGGGGCTCCCTTTGCATGACATCGATTCTATCGGCGGAAGAAATGCTTGTGGACCAACGCAACGGCATAGGAAGAAATGCGTGTCGTTGGGAGACCTGGCAGACGAACATAAAAAAAGTTCGATCAAGTGTTTGACGCCTGCCGCATGTGTCCGTACAATTCGGTTCCTC from Paraburkholderia phymatum STM815 encodes the following:
- a CDS encoding DUF2950 domain-containing protein; protein product: MNRNPTRPATRARLALGAVAAATLLAFAQHVAAQTVYPTPEAAADALVDAVATSDHPAMEKVLGKNYGRYIPTTNIGEDDIYAFLGQWAKGHRIVDDPAPRHGRKSVHLAVGDGDWTLPIPIVQSARGWQFDTPAATDEMLTRRIGRNERAAILTSLAYVDAQNDYRSQMQHYAQKFISSPGRHDGLYWPTAEGEPESPLGPLAATMPRQIAPGEAYYGYHYRILTSQGAHADGGAQSYLQDGTLTKGFGLVAWPAEYGKTGVMSFIVNQNGQVYEKNLGPQTPRVAAAITSFNPDSSWQATRP
- a CDS encoding amidohydrolase family protein, with the translated sequence MDLIIRRAALPRSASQQRGLVDIGIEAGRIVAVEPKLAATAREEIDADGGLVTPPFVDAHFHMDATLSYGLPRVNASGTLLEGIALWGELKPHLTQEALVERALQYCDWAVARGLLAIRTHVDVCDERLFAVEALLEVKRRVAPYLVLQLVAFPQDGLLRSAGAFDNLKRAIAMGVDVVGGIPHFERTMADGAESVRLLCEFAAQKGLRVDMHCDESDDPMSRHIETLAAQAHRLGLHGRVTGSHLTSMHSMDNYYVSKLLPLMRESGVAAIANPLINITLQGRSDTYPKRRGMTRVPEMLEAGINVAFGHDCVMDPWYSLGSGDMLEVAHMGLHVAQMTGIDAMHTCFDAVTVNAARILGLERYGIEPGSDANLVLLDARDAVEAIRLRAARRAVVSRGKVVSRAPAARASLSLEGRPTEVDFKLHRE
- a CDS encoding M3 family metallopeptidase is translated as MSTSQSTSDNPLLDFSDLPRFGEIRPEHVTPALDVLLANATAAVERAAEPSTPASWADVVEPVERATEPLSRAWGVIGHLNAVADTPELRAVYGENLPRVTEFWSSVGQNLALYEKYKTIAASNDFESLTAERKKILNNSLRDFRLSGAELPEDQKPRFAELQERQAALSKAFSDHVLDATNAYAYIAESKDELAGLPEDVIEAAREAAERETKSGWKFTLHFPSYFPVMQYSENRAMRETMYRAYVTRASELGPQYGKGNADWDNTANIAENLKLREEEAHMLGYRNFAEVSLAPKMAESPEQVMAFLEDLATRARPHAEHDWAELREFSASELGLSELQPWDMAFAAERLRQKRYSFSENEVKQYFPEDIVLKGLFKVTETLFGVKIRRDEAATWHPDVRFFRVENQDGGLVAQFYLDLYAREGKRGGAWMDDARSRRKPVNGAVQTPVAYLTCNFSAPVGGKPACFTHDEVITLFHEFGHGLHHMLTRVDELGVSGINGVEWDAVELPSQFMENFCWEWDVLSGMTQHVDTAKPLPRDLFDKMLAAKNFQSGLGTLRQIVFSMFDMTLHVDFDTSGAKSANDLAREINERFHVIPQAAFSRWPNTFSHIFAGGYAAGYYSYKWAEVLSADAYAAFEEAAQAGKGSVLDAATGTRYRKEILEVGGSRPAMESFKAFRGREPNIDALLRHNGMAPGSAPGAAH
- the folD gene encoding bifunctional methylenetetrahydrofolate dehydrogenase/methenyltetrahydrofolate cyclohydrolase FolD; translated protein: MTAKLIDGTALSKTLRADVATRAAALTARGHRPGLAVVLVGDNPASEVYVRNKIKACEDNGLFSSYDRYAATMTEADLLARIDELNRDPNIHGILVQLPLPAHIDSHKVIEAIAPEKDVDGFHIANAGALMTGKPLFRPCTPYGVMKMFEAYGITLKGANAVVIGRSNIVGKPMAMLLLQADATVTMCHSKTRDIAGFTRDADIVVVATGLRNTLTADMVKPGATVIDVGMNRDDNGKLCGDVDFANVKEVAGHITPVPGGVGPMTITMLLVNTIEAAERAASHA